tagtcgtgtcatcggatttgcggccgcatgttttggacactcgggcgaagagaggggcggagctgtcaactgatcaccacctggtggtgggttggctccgatggtgggggaagatgccggtccgacctggcagacccaaacgttctgtgagggtctgctgggaacgtctggcggaatcccctgtcaggaagagcttcaactcccacctccggcataacttttcccaggtcccgggggaggcgggggacattgagtcagagtggaccttgttccgcgcctccattgttgaggcggccgaccggagctgcggccgtaaggtcattggtgcctgtcgtggcggcaatccccgaacccgctggtggacaccggcggtaagggatgccgtcaagctgaagaaggagtcctatcgggccgttttggcctgcgggactcccgaggcagctgacaggtaccggatggccaagcggaacgcagcttcggcggttgctgaggcaaaaacccgggcgtgggaggagtttggcgaggccatggagaatgacttccggacggcttcgaggaaattctggtccaccatccggcgtctcaggagggggaagcagactaccgcgttgcgggaggcgtctttcgtgccgccggtggcgtatgaccttccgcgagaggcgtgcgggcttgggggggccgcaacgaccgagtctgactcggacggggcgcagcttccctcccggtcgcagcaataagcgccgaacgcagcgttggtcaccagcgaccccggcgggttcgtcaggagcgccggtacccttccgtagctagttgccagctggccacagcgggccgcaccgaccgagtctgactcggacggggcgcagcttcccgtctgggtgacagcggcgctgacaacggcggggcggccggaaccccttcgaccccccggctcccaccagtgtcgatccaactccgcatcctggcgtaGCGCTTGGGCCCAGGCTGTTGACGAACAGGAAGCGGGAGCAgaatcagtaaatgtaaatgtgctagtttacgttgagttagccttgaagatgttttagtcacaggcctagcgctgtaaaaaatgaatgcttactatttgtctggcgttaagacagacattgtttcaacacaaatctgcgtgtattgccgtgcctttggatatttgcttagtttaaatgcaagcgctagaatgccccaaattagccggtaaagaattgatagagcaaaagggtagaacatcaaagtaaaaagctgtgatccaataaagcaaaagttggatcaaagtaaaaagctttgatcaatgatgccgtttatattctaaaccaaaaaggtagaacatcaaaatgaaaagatgtggtccaatgatggtatttatactatattataattttccacactgagaagacacagaaataaataagtcatgctaagaaattattgtttgcttccacatactcCTTGCAATGACATactcgtcattactttttggtgcaattaatgagtttgcgtcgaaaattggttcataaatagatgcaaaacaaattgcgcgggtccggatcgtatctcaaaaaggggggctgctgatgcgtcggttcagaagtggaaaattggcacgtaagtagatgcaaaaaatccgcgcagcttccgttcgtatctcaaaatgtccgtaagtataggcgttcgtaagtagaggtgccactgcatatgcaagtttaacatggtcgcttttactcgtatgctttgcatggtccttcagatcactaacaattcctcccatcttaaaaactcaatttctactctcttttttttccgcagaAGACAAAGCGGCCCAGTCATTGTTGAACAAGTTAATCAGAAGTAATCTTGTCAACACCACAAATCAAGTTGAAGTTCTTCAGAAGGATCCCAACTCTCCACTGTACTCTGTAAAATCCTTTGAGGAGTTGCGACTGTAAGTGTatcattctttaatttattcataatccctcttgtgatttagtgcgtctgccataaatgacgaatgagctcatgtctgtggatgttatccaataaagattacacaccacggcagatgcgctcgtattgaaaagggaaaaataaaatttgtgttctgcaaaagtgtggcagaagtgctcgatgttcattacatgcccaatttgttgtattcctgccaaacttgatcaataaaccaaaaatattttttctcatatgtgcagtaaaccacagctccttcagggtgtctatggcatgggttttaaccggccctccaaaatccaggagaccgccttacccatgatgctcgctgaaccgtgagtatgctgtacattgactgtgatgtgctacttttctgaactaaatatatgatgtgactaaagtcagtttgatttttctgtttagtccacagaatctaatcgcccagtctcagtcaggaacaggaaaaaccgctgcctttgtgcttgccatgctcagccacgtcaatccagaccacaaatatccccaggttattttttagggattttatcagtgatccaaatgaccgcagatgggtttatccttagtccttgtgtgacctgcgagttagatttctaaatctctttttccttttccaccagtgcctgtgtttgtcacccacctatgaactggcgcttcagactgggaaagttattgagcagatgggcaaaaactaccctgaagtcaaactagtttacgccatacgaggaaataggcgtaagttcacatcgagtgccatgttgacgttctcaccatgctggactggtgcagcaaattgaagttcattgatcccgagaagattcgggtgtttgtgctggatgaggccgatgtcatgatcgcaacgcagggtcacaaagaccagagtattcgcatccagaagtaagaatgaatattaataaaaaagtttcctgacaaatgtgggagttcggattttgagtttccactaaaggatgctacgattttaatttgttctttgctacacaggatgctgcccagaaactgccagatgttgctgttctcagctacgtttgaggagaccgtgtgggacttcgccaggcgcgtcgtgcctgacccaaatatcatcaaattgaaaagagaggaggagacgctggatactatcaagcagtactatgtgttgtgcaacagcaaggaggaaaagtttgaagccctgtgcaacatctatggcgccatcaccatagcccaggctatgattttctgccatgtgaggcacttcccttcacccagcactttccgattgataattataaatggcatcacattttcctgagaaatgttccagagtttattaagaacgtcacaagactggcgtcgcataaattcattatgttccttgagtgtctggctggtatatgaactggtgactctgctttccttcatgcgatccagacaaggaagaccgcaggctggctggcgggagagctttccaaagagaaccaccaggtggcgctgcttagcggggagatgcaagtagagcagagggcagctgtcattgaacgcttccggaatggaaaggagaaggtgcttgtcaccacaaatgtctgtgccagaggtgagggacccatgcaagataattatgaaatatgtagatatttaacaattatttagtcttccacttctccctatcaattgcttttgtaatattgttttaacatgtattctgactgtcaacaccctgtatgctattagagaagataccgtatgtattcttcatacattgaaaatattaacgtcaatttcccctatcacctctcgccttttttttttctttttttctgtccaccaggaattgatgtggagcaggtatcggtggtgatcaattttgacctgcctgtagaccaggagggtaacccagaCAACGAGACCTACCTTCATAGGATTGGCCGCACGGGTCGGTTCGGCAAAAGGGGGCTGGCCATCAACATGGTGGACAGCAGAATGAGTATGAGCATTCTCAACAGGATCCAGGAGCATTTTAGTAAGTAGTTATCCTTGCCATTATCTATTGCATTGGCCAGGTTCaatgtaatatatatgtttgcatttttattcgtccactggcagaaaaaaaacactcgctggttttctcttttccagataagaaaattgaaaaactcgacacacacgatctggatgaaattgagaaaatcgccaactgaaagacaagtgtgctgacaaagtggacgccagctagacttgcgctctgcaaagactgtatgcttctttatgctggctttttaagtttgtattttaagccgttagggtggagggggtaaaaccacatatactgcacgtttacatacacttcagtctgtggaacataccctatttcactctttttactataatattttattttgtaatgctgaaaaagcttaactgtcaagtaactcttaaaaccccatttgactctgcttttcatacatatatgaacatttttcatgaatgtatcctctttaggtcattacaacattgacagtgtgtggaaagggtgaagttgggtatactgctgctctgagtgcaggggtgtcattttgggtgatgactgatggatggattttagggtctatgcaaatttagagtatactcacatgaaagaaatgaaattaacctcaatttatcttcagggtgcgtagccaaatgccaaaatggagatgacctactaataactcctcaacattttagatcattctggagtaaagcccagtcacgcgtccctcacaattttatttatagagtattaagactactcagctgtaacatgtagttgtttttaaacattttttgcctacctattccacaacttcccacttaccacaaacttcacatcttttattttgaaattcaaccaaaattctctaaaatttcgtttttctactctaatttccacatttttcaaccgattcaacccattccaactttcaagtgttcatcttttgcctacctgttccacatattcccacttaccaaaaattccaaattttcaaatttgaaattcaaccaaattctccaaaatttcgtttttctactctaatttctacatttttcaaccgattcaacccattccaaatgtattcacttaattcaccttatgcttcccacattcactcccatttacccccacttccactatgcttacacaattcaacccttgacccccaattccagtgtggcggccatcttggatgaccctggagtgccaccaatgaacccagaatgaaccggaagtgccctaaatcaaaccgaaagtgaccccaaatagaccggaagtgaccccaaatcaaaccggaagtgaccccaaatgtaccagaaattacctttttagaccggaaatgaccccaaataaaccggaagtgacctcagacgaaccggaagtgacccaaattaaaccgaaagtgacctaaataaaccgagagtgacccctaatagaccggaagtgacctcaggtgaaccgaaagtgaccccaaatgaaccgaaagtgaacttttttgaccggaagtgaccccgaataaaccggaagtgacctcagctaaaccggaagtgacctgtagtaaaccggaagtgtcccaaataaaccggaagtgacccaaattagaccgaaaatgacccgaatcaagccggaagtgaacttatttcaacactaagtgccccaaatagctacatttgcgctagggttttcggtttttgtccgatttaacccgtttcaacatttttaccccaaaagtgaacctcctgaggccgttttttttgttttgttccaaatttagaaagattttggcgcaattgcttttttttattttcccattcattctctctatggggattcaacatttgctctaacttctacattttttaactgattcaacccgttccaactttccaacacgtgtgcatgcacaaacacacacccagacacattagagcagcaggaacggagagaaagtatttgcactgtatgtgcttgtgtgaatgtgcttgtgaggacattgttgtattttctgcggttaattattattatgtggggacaagcagtacagaaaatggatggatggataattatgatataagtattatcattataaagttacattgatactgccttgacagtgtccatgaaaacattatcaaacattaactagaatttgcaattcctgaaggaattgcgtgtgaaggtgaagaagttgaataaatatttaaggaatgttgcagaatgatgttgaaacgagttgaatcggttgaaaaatgtagaaatgagaagggaaaaaggaaatattgtagaatcgggtgtgaatttcaaaataaaagatgtgaattatttggtaagttgtggaataggtagaaatatgatgaacagttgaaagttggaatgggttgaatcggttgaaaaatgtagaaatgagaagggaaaaaggaattgggcgtgaatttcaaaataaaagatgtgaaaaaggaaatgtaggaaaattgggtgtgaatttcatactagaaaaagtgaaaatgcaggtaagtgggaagttgtggaataggtaggaaaatgatgaacagttgaaagttggaatgggttgaatgagttggaaaatgtagaaatgagagtagaaaaaccaaaatttggagaattttgttgaatttcaattttaatttgaacaatgcattcaattatgcatcaacattcattccttcatgcattcatgcattcattcatacattcattcaagcattcatccatgcattcattcacgcaCTCAATTTTTAtcacgtcaccctgcacacgCGTGACAGTGATGGCCAGCCCATCTTGTGGTATCTTCGGGGGCTGGCTGAAAGTTTTCTGCCAGATCTGAAGCTTGATGCTTGTAACTTCGCCCGAATTGGACacaacctccaccacctcttccccatagaggATACCACAGACTGTTAGGGTGAGGCTGGAGTTGCAGGgctgttgaataaaaaaagaatatctaattagtttttatgaatggaaaacaaagtttaccaaaggctaatcatgcctccaaataaagcaagtgggagcagtaaagccatcctagaaCACAAAGACGTTATTAAAGCcacgcgacagtgagcgcccggcgcgctgcgggcggttgcgcgatgggaccaaattaagctccctgcgcactgaggtacacttcaattttggaaagtacattaggacggtacaaatattttcaaaatttcagcgacggctctgtcacaataatgcgaccagcgcggagcagttgcgcggtcggcagcgcgctacggttgaacgCTGGGCGGAACGCTGCAATTGCGCGATgggacaaaaatgaagaaatgaagaaaaaaaaattgaagaaaaggatttatttagtcttggaacggattaatttgttttccattgttTGTAATGAGAAAAATAGATTGGGAACCTTAACCCAGTTAATCTTGGAAAAGGGGATAATAAGCAAAAAGCAAGCACCATTTaaattccactgctatgaagcCATTTACTAACCTTTATTTCTGTGCAAGTTGTAGAGTGGAGCATTAGTCCCGAATCGTTCACccgggcactcaggtgggtgaaaATGAAGGAACCCCCTACTTTTAGTTCAATGAGATTAGCCTCACGCCAAAGGCCAATTTTGACAGCGGCTTCATCCTGCGTTAGTTTAAAAAAGagtatgtgtgcaaagtgctacaacaggggaagtaCAAATGGCTACTTACTTTTTTTAGTGTCAAAGTCCGAAATGGCGCAAGGCTGTTCCCTCTctggcgcaccatgcggattggacgcatctgaagtggagcaaattgagatgacaaaaaaaaataaaacttttggtACCTTAGTACTAAACAGAGCATTTCAaagatattgtgtgtgtgtgtttgtgtgtgtgtgtgtcggtgggTACATTAcatgtacattattgcacatgcatcatgtcttcacaggtgtacacaaagacatgtgtgtatatgtgcatttgcgGGTGCAGGTGACTTACATCGGTTATTACGCCctccagtgacaccatctcctcaggtagtttattcactacctcctgaggagatgatgccactgacttggggtagaccagggccctggcctcttcTTCCAGCTGCGGGCTGGTTTGCACCTCGGCCGCCATGAATATTTTTGAGCCGGGTTTGGTGAGGAGCCCTTGGCCACTCTCGTCCacaccaaagtttaaaaaaatgtaactgctgccaagtgttcaaacagaacaattttataggctttctcgtcgtcacagagggcaacagttacattattgtgCTGGCCGTGCATGGACAAGGTGCCATCAGCTGCACAAATCCATGTTTTTGCACGCAGAGCAGTCCTCATCGCGACTACTTTAGCGCGGATCATGTTTTTCGCcattctgaaaaagaaaaaaaagagagaaattgacTTGTTTAGTTAGTAGATGACAAATGGCAAATCATTCATAGAATAATTActattataatacatctgactgactttgggattattttattagcgacacaacatatcattaccatattcaaattggatcaacattcattccttcatgcattcatgcattcattcatacattcattcaagcattcatccatgcattcattcacgcaCTCAATTTTTAtcacgtcaccctgcacacgCGTGACAGTGATGGCCAGCCCATCTTGTGGTATCTTCGGGGGCTGGCTGAAAGTTTTCTGCCAGATCTGAAGCTTGATGCTTGTAACTTCGCCCGAATTGGACacaacctccaccacctcttccccatagaggATACCACAGACTGTTAGGGTGAGGCTGGAGTTGCAGGgctgttgaataaaaaaagaatatctaattagtttttatgaatggaaaacaaagtttaccaaaggctaatcatgcctccaaataaagcaagtgggagcagtaaagccatcctagaaCACAAAGACGTTATTAAAGCcacgcgacagtgagcgcccggcgcgctgcgggcggttgcgcgatgggaccaaattaagctccctgcgcactgaggtacacttcaattttggaaagtacattaggacggtacaaatattttcaaaatttcagcgacggctctgtcacaataatgcgaccagcgcggagcagttgcgcggtcggcagcgcgctacggttgaacgCTGGGCGGAACGCTGCAATTGCGCGATgggacaaaaatgaagaaatgaagaaaaaaaaattgaagaaaaggatttatttagtcttggaacggattaatttgttttccattgttTGTAATGAGAAAAATAGATTGGGAACCTTAACCCAGTTAATCTTGGAAAAGGGGATAATAAGCAAAAAGCAAGCACCATTTaaattccactgctatgaagcCATTTACTAACCTTTATTTCTGTGCAAGTTGTAGAGTGGAGCATTAGTCCCGAATCGTTCACccgggcactcaggtgggtgaaaATGAAGGAACCCCCTACTTTTAGTTCAATGAGATTAGCCTCACGCCAAAGGCCAATTTTGACAGCGGCTTCATCCTGCGTTAGTTTAAAAAAGagtatgtgtgcaaagtgctacaacaggggaagtaCAAATGGCTACTTACTTTTTTTAGTGTCAAAGTCCGAAATGGCGCAAGGCTGTTCCCTCTctggcgcaccatgcggattggacgcatctgaagtggagcaaattgagatgacaaaaaaaaataaaacttttggtACCTTAGTACTAAACAGAGCATTTCAaagatattgtgtgtgtgtgtttgtgtgtgtgtgtgtcggtgggTACATTAcatgtacattattgcacatgcatcatgtcttcacaggtgtacacaaagacatgtgtgtatatgtgcatttgcgGGTGCAGGTGACTTACATCGGTTATTACGCCctccagtgacaccatctcctcaggtagtttattcactacctcctgaggagatgatgccactgacttggggtagaccagggccctggcctcttcTTCCAGCTGCGGGCTGGTTTGCACCTCGGCCGCCATGAATATTTTTGAGCCGGGTTTGGTGAGGAGCCCTTGGCCACTCTCGTCCacaccaaagtttaaaaaaatgtaactgctgccaagtgttcaaacagaacaattttataggctttctcgtcgtcacagagggcaacagttacattattgtgCTGGCCGTGCATGGACAAGGTGCCATCAGCTGCACAAATCCATGTTTTTGCACGCAGAGCAGTCCTCATCGCGACTACTTTAGCGCGGATCATGTTTTTCGCcattctgaaaaagaaaaaaaagagagaaattgacTTGTTTAGTTAGTAGATGACAAATGGCAAATCATTCATAGAATAATTActattataatacatctgactgactttgggattattttattagcgacacaacatatcattaccatattcaaattggataaaaataaatggataccacgtataataaaaaaacacgcaattatttaaatgttagACTGAAAAGAAAGAGTTTCCCAGCAATGATTTTTAACATCCACCAGATGGCAGTGCAGTGACAAAGTCAATAGTTCATGGGTATGTAGCATTTCAAGACTGCTACAAATTAACACTGGGCAATGATTCaatactactgatcttactcggtcagtacatatcagtgcttacgttacaatgtcatctgctatataaatttggaagcacatttcataatggcgcCTGTGCGGTTTTTGAGGGgggctaacctaaaacaaagattttaataaaagaacaccgtaaaccatttttatccatttacgtgtggcgactacgaggtgtcgtctgaaataaatgaattacgcgtcgtgtatctttccagaaatgtcgttactccgtaacgcaaagtgcaagcatcgtgcgtccatcttgttagatggcaaatgcacacggtctcctcaaacgtagctgagaacagcaacatctggcagtttctgggcagcatcctgtgtagcaaagaacaaattaaaatcgtagcatcctttagtggaaactcaaaatgcgaactcccacatttgtcaggaaacttttttattaatattcattcttacctctggatgcgaatactctggtctttgtgaccctgcgttgcgatcatgacatcggcctcatccagcacaaacacctgaatcttctcgggatcaatgaacttcaatttgcTGCACCAGTCCAGCATGGTGCCGGGCGTGCCAATGATTATCTGTTCCTGAAGCTTCACGCCTCGCTGCACTGgaaaattttcaaagaaactttgtcaacacaaaaacacgccgaggaccagacgagaacgtcaacatggcactcgatgtgaacttacgcctatttcctcgtatggcgtaaactagtttgacttcagggtagtttttgcccatctgctcaataactttgccagtctgaagcgccagttcataggtgggtgacaaacacaggcactggtggaaaaggaaaaagagatttagaaatctaactcgcaggtcacacaaggactaaggataaacccatctgcggtcatttggatcactgataaaatccctaaaaaataacctggggatatttgtggtctggattgacgtggctgagcatggcaagcacaaaggcagcggtttttcctgttcctgactgagactgggcgattagattctgtggactaaacagaaaaatcaaactgactttagtcacatcatatatttagttcagaaaagtagcacatcacagtcaatgtacagcatactcacggttcagcgagcatcatgggtaaggcggtctcctggattttggagggccggttaaaacccatgccatagacaccctgaaggagctgtggtttactgcacatatgagaaaaaatatttttggtttattgatcaagtttggcaggaatacaacaaattgggcatgtaatgaacatcgagcacttctgccacacttttgcagaacacaaattttatttttcccttttcaatacgagcgcatctgccgtggtgtgtaatctttattggataacatccacagacatgagctcattcgtcatttatggcagacgcactaaatcacaagagggattatgaataaattaaagaatgatACACTTACAGTCGCAACTCTTCAAAGGATTTTACAGAGTACAGTGGAGAGTTGGGATCCTTCTGAAGAACTTCAACTTGATTTGTGGTGTTGACAAGATTACTTCTGATTAACTTGTTCAACAATGACTGGGCCGCTTTGTCTtctgcggaaaaaaaagagagtagaaattgcgtttttaagatgggaggaattgttagtgatctgaaggaccatgcaaagcatacgagtaaaagcgaccatgttaaacttgcatatgcagtggcacctctacttacgaacgcctatacttacggacattttgagatacgaacggaagctgcgcggattttttgcatctacttacgt
This genomic window from Syngnathus typhle isolate RoL2023-S1 ecotype Sweden unplaced genomic scaffold, RoL_Styp_1.0 HiC_scaffold_97, whole genome shotgun sequence contains:
- the LOC133148506 gene encoding ATP-dependent RNA helicase DDX19A-like — encoded protein: MTCTCINNLHPKTTTSWPPESQFEDKAAQSLLNKLIRSNLVNTTNQVEVLQKDPNSPLYSVKSFEELRLKPQLLQGVYGMGFNRPSKIQETALPMMLAEPPQNLIAQSQSGTGKTAAFVLAMLSHVNPDHKYPQVIF